The Candidatus Zixiibacteriota bacterium genome segment AATGCACCAGCCGAGCGAGCCATCTGCCCACCTTTCAGCGGCCGCATCTCAATATTGTGGCAGAGAGTACCAAGTGGCATCTTACCCAACGGCATTGAGTTCCCAACCTTGACCTCAACGTCTTCTCCAGACATCAACTGGTCGTTGACCTTCAGGTCAGCCGGAGCCAGAATATACCGTTTCTCTCCATCAATGTAATGGAGCAACGCAATCCGTGCCGAGCGGTTAGGATCATATTCGATTGAAGCCACCCGGGCCGGAATATTGTGCTTATCCCGTTTGAAATCGAGGACACGGTAATGACGTTTGTGACCGCCACCGCGGCACCAGGCCGTTACCCTGCCCTTATTGTTGCGTCCACCGCTTTTGCGCAGAGGTCGCAGCAATGACTTTTCGGGAACCGTAGAAGTAATCTCCTCGAAAGAAGAAATCGTACGAAACCGAAGGGATGGTGTTACCGGACGAAACTTTTTGACAGCCATGGCAGATTATACCTTCATTCTCTACTAATTCTCAAACATGGTAATAGATTGACCCGTTTTCAACCGTACTACGGCCTTTTTCCAGGTAGGGGTCTTGCCTTGATTGCGTCCCATTCGCCGAACCTTGCCCGGCATTATCATCGTCCGCACCGTAGCCACCTTGACACTAAACGCCTGCTCAACAGCGGCTTTGATTGCGTACTTATTGGCACGCTTATCAACCTCGAAAACATACTCATTATTGGCTTCTCGAAGCAAGGTCGAACGTTCGGTATTGACCAGAGTTCTAATTATCTGACGGGGGTCATAAGTCATTTGAACACCTCCCCTGCCTTTTCTAAACCGGCTTTGGTGAAAATCAGGTAGTCGGCATCAAGGACATCGTAACCATTAGCCAGAGAAGCCCGTCCGTACTTGACCTTTGGAATATTCCGACACGACAGGGCCAATTTCTCGTTGCGGCCTTCGTCAAGCACCAGACACTTCTTGCTGCTCAGATCCAGCTTGGTTAGTATTCCCACCACCGCTTGAGTCCTGATCTTGTCCAGTTCTATCTGATCAAGAACCTTGATCCGCTCGGTACGTGCCTTGTCGGAGAACACGGACTGCATAGCGAGTTTTCGCATCTTGCGTGGCATACGCGACCCATAGGAACGAGGGTGAGGACCAAATGAGATACCACCACCACGCCACAGGGGCGAGCGGATAGTGCCGGCTCGCGCCCGGCCAGTACCCTTCTGGCGCCAGGGCTTACGACCGCCACCACGAACTTGACATCTAGTCTTGGTGCTGGCGTTACCCTGCCTCTGACGAGCCAGGTAATTGACTACATACTGATGAACCACGCCCTCGTTGGGTTCTATCTCAAACACACCCGGGGCCAGGTCGACAGTGCCGACCTCTTGTCCATCCTGATTGTATACTTTCACGTTCATAATCACATCCACTACTTAGGGCGGTTGGACTGTCGGATTGTCA includes the following:
- the rplD gene encoding 50S ribosomal protein L4, producing MMNVKVYNQDGQEVGTVDLAPGVFEIEPNEGVVHQYVVNYLARQRQGNASTKTRCQVRGGGRKPWRQKGTGRARAGTIRSPLWRGGGISFGPHPRSYGSRMPRKMRKLAMQSVFSDKARTERIKVLDQIELDKIRTQAVVGILTKLDLSSKKCLVLDEGRNEKLALSCRNIPKVKYGRASLANGYDVLDADYLIFTKAGLEKAGEVFK
- a CDS encoding 50S ribosomal protein L23, with protein sequence MTYDPRQIIRTLVNTERSTLLREANNEYVFEVDKRANKYAIKAAVEQAFSVKVATVRTMIMPGKVRRMGRNQGKTPTWKKAVVRLKTGQSITMFEN
- the rplB gene encoding 50S ribosomal protein L2, coding for MAVKKFRPVTPSLRFRTISSFEEITSTVPEKSLLRPLRKSGGRNNKGRVTAWCRGGGHKRHYRVLDFKRDKHNIPARVASIEYDPNRSARIALLHYIDGEKRYILAPADLKVNDQLMSGEDVEVKVGNSMPLGKMPLGTLCHNIEMRPLKGGQMARSAGAFVQLVAKEGKKAILKMPSGEVRTVPIICYATIGQVSNVDHKNVVWGKAGASRWRGRRPSVRGVAMNPVDHPMGGGEGRSSGGRHPCTPWGKPTKGYKTRSKRKSNDHLVQDRRSKS